Proteins from a genomic interval of Sugiyamaella lignohabitans strain CBS 10342 chromosome C, complete sequence:
- the sim3 gene encoding NASP family CENP-A chaperone: protein MHQDSRLLSWCLFEQRVFCLYTFRPAIKVESLSQLGRVGIQEAQCVVAETMSYGNSEIDDLVAKGLKAYALRSYEEATESLGQACGLYSSSNDGKENPSLLFLYGRALFRVAVTQSEVLGESTAASDRGTPAVGATDSEVAEKKSGLFKFSGEDEEDEEEQEETNENGDAAEGDGEEGNEQAEPEEEEQTDFEVAWEILDLARKLFDDEISSLEKLDDDDNDKQAKIKEARVKLADTYDLLGEISLESGKQTSEGTVLPPAAGAPPQTPWLLLRRRLLGPSTKTTRAKREEPRGLGRSPSRRRHPGSEQVTNRY from the coding sequence ATGCACCAGGATTCGCGCTTGCTTTCCTGGTGTTTGTTCGAGCAACGCgtattttgtttatatacaTTTAGACCGGCAATTAAAGTTGAGAGCCTAAGCCAGTTGGGTCGAGTTGGTATACAAGAAGCGCAGTGTGTGGTCGCAGAAACAATGTCATATGGAAACAGCGAGATCGATGACCTGGTGGCCAAGGGTCTCAAAGCTTATGCCCTAAGATCGTACGAAGAGGCTACTGAAAGCCTCGGCCAGGCTTGTGGACTCTATTCTTCCAGCAATGACGGCAAAGAGAATCCGTcactgctgtttctgtatGGAAGAGCTCTATTTCGAGTAGCAGTGACGCAATCCGAAGTTCTTGGCGAATCCACAGCGGCATCGGATAGAGGTACTCCAGCAGTTGGAGCTACCGATTCAGAGGTTGCTGAGAAAAAGAGTGGGCTGTTCAAGTTCTCTggagaagacgaagaagacgaagaagaacaggaaGAAACGAATGAAAACGGCGATGCTGCAGAAGGCGACGGGGAAGAGGGCAATGAACAGGCcgagccagaagaagaagagcaaacAGACTTCGAAGTGGCATGGGAAATTCTCGATCTCGCACGCAAACTGTTCGACGACGAAATCTCCTCGCTAGAAAAGTTGGACGACGATGACAACGACAAGCAGGCCAAGATCAAAGAAGCCCGTGTCAAGCTCGCAGACACATACGATCTCCTCGGCGAAATCTCGCTCGAATCAGGTAAGCAAACTTCGGAGGGCACagttctgcctccggcggctggggctccgccccagaccccgtggctcctgcttcgcaggagactgttgggaccgtcgacgaaaacgactcgagcgaagcgagaggagccacggggtctggggcgcagccccagccgccggaggcatcccGGCTCCGAACAAGTCACTAACCGGTACTAG